The genome window CGGTTGGCCTGGCAATTCTTTTTCAGTTTCTCCACGCATTTAGGGGTCCTGCTCCCTGCCCTGCCTCCCCAACTCCCCGCTGTCGCAGGGGCAAGCCCTGGTCACTGCAGGTTGTACTTTTTCTTGAATGCGTCAACCAGGTCGCGCTGCGCCTCTTCGGCTTCGAGATTCCACTTGCCCGCCTTCATCGCATCGCTCAACGGATCCGGTACTCCCTTTATCGGAGCGGGTGGCTTATTTAGCCCAGGCACCGACCAGGCCTGGTCAGGCGAAACTGCCATGCGCTCGACGATCTTGTCCTTTGTGATATTCCAGACCATGTTGTCCGAGGCCATGGACAAAGGTCCTGAATACGTCTGTCGCACGCCATCATAGATCCCGTAACGGGTGTTCTCTTCATTAAAGAAATGATATGCGATGGCATGGCGGGGTTTGATGGCGCTCATTACCTTGCCAAACGCTGGCGGGGAGGTGTGTAACTCCGTGCCTACACCGAGCGCCGATCGCCGCGGCTCTAAACGAGGTTTGCTTCTTCATCCTGGATCCTCCCCAAATCTATTGAGGTTAATGCTCGGTCAACCCTTGTCTAGCTCGCCCATCAGGGTGTTGTTATCTTGAACTCGTACTCGTATAGGACTCGAACCTACGACCAAGGGATTATGAGAACCTCCCAAAACAGATTCAACACTATCCAGGAAAAAGAAACAAACGATTAGGCGAGTGATTCCCCCTGTAAACGCATCTCGGATCACCATGGATCGGCTCAGGGTGGTAGCAATCTCGTAGCAGATTCCTTATTAATAGTCGGCGCGATCGCAGCATTTTGGACCATCAAACGGGTTATGGGATTCTGGGCCTAAGCGATCCACTTCATCGATAGGAGACGATCCTAGCAGGACTGAAACGTGCTCGACGCGAACGTCCGCTTTTGGCCGAAAGCAGACATTCATTGATTCGGGACTTTTTCGGGATCTAGTTATGCGTCGTTACCCTTACGCGCGTACGCGAGGAGAAACGAAAACTGCTCATTAAAGGACTGATACCGAGAGATCTGATCTGCAGCCGCCTTGAGGATCAAACCATCTCCCGGCAGGAGCGCACCATGTTGGAAGAGTATCTGCACAAGGCGAAAAACTAAGATGCGGGGCCGGAGCCATAGAGCCTACGATAGATAGGCAGCTATGCATGCCACCGGGCTAATTTGTGGGCCGGCACGGGTATATTTCCGTAGAGGCGCAGGGGGCACGTGTGTATAATGCGCCCCGGGGGAAAGGTTCAAGTGGCTGCCTGAAAACTGCCTGTGCGCTGGCCAGCTTCTGGCCGGGCCGTCCGACAGGGCGCCACCGCTTTTACCTTCCCGCTGAAGCGCTTTAATCAGAATCTAATCGAATAAGAGGAGGACCCCAGATGAGTGCTCTGAAGAGATTAACCTTAACAATGGCTGTGCTTGTTGCGCCGTTTCTCATAGCGTCAGGCGCGGCGGCGGCCGAGACCGACGCCCAGAAGGCCCAGAAATTGGTGAATGCGGCGACGGTGACCTTTCAAAGTTTTGTCTCCAACCCGGACACCCCCTGGATTGGCGAACACCTCAAGGAGGCGCGCGCTGTTATGATTGTCCCCGAGCAGGTAAAGGGCGCGTTTATCGTTGGCGCCACGGGCGGTACCGGCGTCTTGTTGGCGAATCATGCGGGTGAATGGAGCGACCCAGCGTTCATTGACTTAGGGGGGATCAGTTTCGGCCTGCAGGTCGGCGCTAAGGCCTCGGAGGTCCTGTTGCTGGCGATGACCGAGGCGGGGGAGAAGGCGCTACTCGGTACCAAGGTCACGCTTGGGGCCGACGTCGGCATCGCGGCCGGACCGGTTGGTACTGGCGCTGCAGCGGGCACCGTGGATCTCCTGGCCTGGTCCCAGTCAAAAGGCGCCTATCTCGGTTTGGCTCTCGACGGTGCCGTTATTGCCCCGGCCAACAAGTGGAACCAAGCTTATTATCTGCAAGACGACATCACGCCCTACGACATCATCAGGGCACAGACCTATAAGAACCCGAAGGCGCGAGGTCTGGTGCATGCCGTCGCGGAGGCGGCCGACTAAGCGTAGGCCTGATGCCATACCAAGCTGCTCAGTCCCCGGGCTAATAACGCCGGGGCGACTGATCAAACCGAAAGGGCCGCAGTCAGCGGCCCTTTTTTTGACCGAGACAGCTGTCCACCCTAACAACCTATTTCTTCCGGAATTTTTCAGCTATCTCGTTTGCCCGATTCTTCCCCTCCTCGAGTTCATCCGGGGTCATTTCGTCTTTTAAACGTCCGCTTTTGGCCGCAAGCAGCCGTTCATTTATGCGTGACGAAAGTGTGCCACACTGAAATGCGGTGAGATGCAAATGAGGTGCAATTGAAATACGGTTTGAAATGAGCAAGCGTCGTAAGTGACTAAGTTAGTTGATTACTTAAAATTATAATTGTGCCCTCATAATGCTCCGTACGAAGGCCATAGGAATTAACTGACTAAGGCGCAACGTCCCCTTCCGACCCAATGCGGACATTGGTGAGCAAGCTTAGAGTTACTCTAATTAATATGTTATTGTTGCTCTGACTCCGAAACAATCAAGAATAAGGGGGATGGTTCAATGATGCGTAATTCCATTAGCCAAGTGATTGCCATAGCAGGCTTGGCAGTAGCAGCGTGCTCCCCTTCCGACGATACGTCAACTTCTCCCGACATCGCGGAAGACCACTTCCACCCGAAAGGCAAGCCGCCGTCCGAGCACACGATCAAGGTCCTTAAGGAGGCGCGAGCCGGCCTGCCTTTCGCCGACAAGCGGGACTTCGCGGAGCAGTCCAGGGGTTTCATTGCAGCGCCGGAATCCAAGCAGCTGTCTCTTTCCAAACCTACGTCAGTGAACTTACATTGAAACCTCATCTAATATTAAGAAAGGAGAACTTGTTATGGGAAAATTTATAAGTTCAAAATTTTTGTTTTTGGCAATGGTGGCTGTCGTGGTAGTAGCTGTGGCAGGTGTTTACATGAAAGGACGGTATGACGAACGTGCTGGCAAAGAATCCCCACTCATGGGACAGGCGGTCGAGGCCAATGACAAACCCACCGTGTCACCGACGAAAGCCAGGGGAGATCGTGGCGCATACTATCCTAATACGGAAGATCTGGCGGCCGACGAGATGCGCATCATTTCTTGCGGAACGGGTATGCCCAATCAGCGCCCCTCGCAGGCAGCTTCATGCTGGCTGGTCGAACTGGGGAACGGTGACAAGTTCCTTTTCGATATCGGTACGGCTTCGGCGGATAACCTTGCGGCGTTGCTCATCCCCGCCGATTACCTCGACAAGATCTTCCTGAGCCATTTGCATACCGATCATTTCGGCGACTTTGGTGCGATATTTGTCGGCGGGTTGATAAACGGTCGGACCGTCCCATTGCGCGCGTGGGGGCCAAGCAGTTCGAAGCCCGAATGGGGCACCAAATACTCCCTGGAACACTGGCGGAAAGCGCTCAGCTGGGACGTTGATGGGAGAGCCGGTCGCCTGCCCGCGTCCGGGCAGGAACTAGAGATTAACGAGTTCGATTATAAGGGCGAGAATCAGATCGTATACCAGGACAATGGGGTGACCATCCGCTCCTGGCCCGCCATACACGTTATCGATGGACCGGTCAGCTACAGCCTC of Gammaproteobacteria bacterium contains these proteins:
- a CDS encoding lipid-binding SYLF domain-containing protein; the encoded protein is MSALKRLTLTMAVLVAPFLIASGAAAAETDAQKAQKLVNAATVTFQSFVSNPDTPWIGEHLKEARAVMIVPEQVKGAFIVGATGGTGVLLANHAGEWSDPAFIDLGGISFGLQVGAKASEVLLLAMTEAGEKALLGTKVTLGADVGIAAGPVGTGAAAGTVDLLAWSQSKGAYLGLALDGAVIAPANKWNQAYYLQDDITPYDIIRAQTYKNPKARGLVHAVAEAAD
- the gntH gene encoding guanitoxin biosynthesis MBL fold metallo-hydrolase GntH, with protein sequence MGKFISSKFLFLAMVAVVVVAVAGVYMKGRYDERAGKESPLMGQAVEANDKPTVSPTKARGDRGAYYPNTEDLAADEMRIISCGTGMPNQRPSQAASCWLVELGNGDKFLFDIGTASADNLAALLIPADYLDKIFLSHLHTDHFGDFGAIFVGGLINGRTVPLRAWGPSSSKPEWGTKYSLEHWRKALSWDVDGRAGRLPASGQELEINEFDYKGENQIVYQDNGVTIRSWPAIHVIDGPVSYSLEWNGLKFVFGGDTYPNKWFVEYAKDADVVIHECFITVPDLVAKMNFPVARALNVGTQIHTPPPAFGKVMSMVKPRMAIAYHFFNDSDTSPKILEGIKSTYDGPLTLADDMMVWNVTKDKIIVREVVFQEDVWAPPLVRKVPVDRSIMLTESDWVRQHSLDMGDIIQKIYDRANKLYGTNEKPGF